The following are encoded in a window of Psilocybe cubensis strain MGC-MH-2018 chromosome 4, whole genome shotgun sequence genomic DNA:
- a CDS encoding Ingression protein fic1 has translation MTSTPREIGTLIVVVLRANHLPNKRHIGKQDPYCLVTVNGEKRRTKAIKRGGQHPEWDEEIRFTLFEDVEDVLARTARGTGTPPAPPPKDDKKVKKIKGGKTMKVACYADDPREPDLIGEVEVDLTEVLTKGETDEWFTLTNKDKFAGKVYLELTFWSNEPPPEKKITPKPPKNNKQYGGPGSFVPLGDQPISEQSRISGTATVIPSSLRASSSAANLDLYVPPYERNKNAPLDKLAQEFSEFGVSSQSRRRETFPPVPDSYSQQSQSGFVHPNLTTYSSYTYEQGVQDLASSYTYDNPVSPNIQGSGHPHQPASNPSHGYPPQTYHPSYEIGSSGFQPQARGPRHSVPTASSGFMPLSHSSGFGTIPSHVSEPSGFSIPLSHTPAPMNYNSQFQHQPQPVYSSSPHTPAPSNNGHHIHASTSLSFQPQQSFSTSPSYNYSPYSIPPSASAPPQQFVSSQTTVSAQANSAPPMLYGGTSPSHEIPPLPVQQNNQIPQMNGQPSRPLPPQPQVIYTQQPIQQQQQPSQPQIVQQQLQPPADQQAPPQQQQLNQSNQPPITTSHSLPAAGGQNHHAFGIAHSSNMYPAAANYAAVPPPPPPPIQYQAGAAIVSSNSAQLPIPPPPPPPPPNLQSQPRRRASLPQPPVTYQQPVYKQQIPPPPPPPPAPVEYYSPASLPPPPPPPPLRDSSVNSQASTFYPGHPPKPPAPVDEYGQWAQTTNPTYSGQQTSQAY, from the exons ATGACCTCAACTCCTCGTGAAATCGGTACTTTGATCGTCGTGGTGCTTAGGGCT AACCATCTACCGAACAAACGTCACATCGGAAAACAAGACCCCTACTGCCTTGTCACGGTAAACGGCGAGAAACGCAGAACGAAAGCAATCAAACGAGGAGGCCAGCATCCAGAATGGGATGAGGAAATCCGGTTCACCTTGTTCGAAGACGTTGAAGATGTATTAGCGCGGACTGCCCGTGGGACTGGAACCCCACCAGCGCCTCCTCCAAAAGATGATAAAAAGGTCAAGAAGATCAAAGGAGGAAAGACGATGAAAGTTGCATGCTACGCGGACGATCCCCGTGAACCAGACCTGATTggagaggttgaggttgatcTTACAGAAGTCTTGACCAAAGGGGAAACAGACG AATGGTTTACTTTAACGAACAAAGATAAGTTTGCGGGTAAAGTCTACTTGGAATTAACGTTTTGGTCGAAT GAACCGCCGCCCGAGAAAAAGATTACTCCGAAGCCACCTAAAAATAATAAACAGTATGGAGGCCCTGGATCCTTTGTTCCTCTGGGAGATCAACCTATTTCAGAGCAATCCAGGATTTCTGGAACTGCGACTGTTATTCCTTCTTCTCTGAGGGCTTCCAGCTCTGCTGCAAATTTGGATTTGTATGTACCACCTTACGAAAGGAACAAGAATGCCCCTCTGGATAAGTTAGCCCAGGAGTTCAGCGAATTTGGAGTTTCTTCAcagtcaagaagaagagaaaccTTTCCT CCTGTTCCTGATTCTTACTCTCAGCAATCTCAGTCGGGTTTTGTGCACCCCAACCTGACCACATATTCTTCCTATACATATGAGCAAGGTGTACAGGACCTCGCGTCTTCGTATACTTATGATAACCCCGTTTCACCAAACATACAAGGATCTGGACACCCACATCAACCGGCTTCCAATCCATCTCATGGCTATCCCCCGCAAACATATCATCCTTCTTATGAAATAGGATCTTCGGGTTTTCAACCTCAAGCTCGTGGTCCAAGGCACAGTGTGCCTACTGCTTCTTCTGGTTTCATGCCATTATCCCATTCCTCGGGTTTTGGTACGATACCCTCTCATGTTTCAGAACCTTCTGGCTTTAGTATTCCTCTCTCTCACACGCCAGCACCAATGAACTACAATTCTCAATTTCAACATCAGCCGCAACCAGTTTATTCTTCATCACCTCACACTCCCGCACCGTCAAATAACGGACATCACATTCACGCTTCAACTTCGCTTTCATTCCAGCCTCAACAGTCTTTTTCAACATCACCATCGTATAATTACTCACCATACAGCATTCCACCTTCTGCCTCTGCTCCCCCTCAACAATTTGTGTCTTCTCAAACAACTGTCTCTGCCCAAGCCAATTCAGCTCCCCCGATGCTCTATGGTGGCACTTCTCCTTCTCACGAAATTCCGCCACTACCAGTTCAACAGAACAATCAAATCCCGCAAATGAACGGTCAACCTTCCAGACCATTACCTCCGCAACCCCAGGTTATTTATACTCAACAACCcatacagcagcagcagcagccatcTCAGCCTCAGATAGTCCAGCAACAGCTGCAACCTCCGGCGGACCAACAGGCGCCacctcagcaacagcaatTGAATCAGTCAAATCAGCCACCAATTACAACCTCCCACTCGTTACCAGCGGCAGGTGGACAAAACCATCACGCATTTGGGATAGCACATTCGAGCAACATGTATCCTGCTGCGGCGAATTACGCTGCTgttcctccgcctccgccgccACCGATTCAGTACCAGGCTGGTGCAGCTATAGTTAGTTCAAACAGTGCACAATTGCCTATACcacctcccccacctcccccacctccaaaCCTTCAATCTCAGCCACGCCGTCGAGCAAGCCTGCCTCAGCCTCCTGTCACCTATCAACAACCTGTTTATAAGCAGCAAATCCCcccaccccctccccctccacctGCCCCAGTGGAGTATTACAGTCCTGCCTCCCtgcctccaccacccccaccacccccGCTTCGGGATTCATCGGTTAATTCTCAAGCTTCGACATTTTACCCAGGGCATCCACCAAAACCCCCTGCTCCTGTAGATGAGTATGGTCAATGGGCCCAGACCACCAATCCCACATATTCGGGTCAGCAAACTTCACAGGCGTACTGA
- a CDS encoding Leucine aminopeptidase 1 → MASIDNSRDHREACVRIPSEDYHDQGISSLLGPKFYSGTIVRIEGSSTTDDSVVVIGAHQDSTNLWPFLPAPGADDDGSGTVTILESYRALIAADFRPTRTIEFHWYSAEEGGLLGSQAIAKDYEDRSINVIAMSQLVRYDGMGQGYSFFLSLVKKLNHVFNRGEHARKWGSSQTSPMAGKRIELDFYAEFSTFSETGFSLTNFNKALVDLYLDIPYAETKCGYACSDQLRDTITLAPAVHADH, encoded by the exons ATGGCTTCTATCGACAATTCAAGAG ATCACCGAGAAGCATGCGTCCGAATCCCTTCAGAAGATTATCACGACCAAGGAATTTCCTCACTCCTGGGGCCAAAATTCTATAGTGGGACA ATTGTTCGTATTGAAGGGTCGTCTACGACTGACGATAGTGTCGTCGTTATCGGTGCTCACCAAGACAG CACCAACCTGTGGCCATTCCTTCCTGCACCTG GGGCTGACG ATGATGGGTCTGGAACTGTGACCATCTTGGAATCCTACCGTGCACTTATTGCCGCAGACTTCCGACCTACTCGTACAATTGAATTCCACTGGTACTCTGCAGAG GAGGGTGGGCTGTTGGGATCTCAGGCCATCGCCAAAGATTATGAGGACCGCTCCATCAATGTCATTGCCATGAGTCAG CTAGTTCGATATGACGGCATGGGTCAAGGTTATTCATTCTTCCTATCGCTTGTGAAGAAACTCAACCATGTTTTCAACAGAGGGGAACACGCGAGGAAGTGGGGATCATCACAGACTTCACCGATGGCGGGTAAGAGAATCGAACTAGATTTTTATGCTGAATTTTCCACATTTTCTGAAACTGGGTTTAGCCTCACAAATTTCAACAAGGCTTTGGTTGACTTGTACCTCGATATTCCATATGCAGAG ACTAAATGCGGATACGCTTGCAGTGATCAGTTGAGGGATACAATCACTCTGGCTCCAGCCGTACACGCTGACCATTAA
- a CDS encoding Meiotically up-regulated gene 157 protein, with amino-acid sequence MRLGLSPFKLALTASFLVSESLAQCPDYTTYSQMPHDPVSSGPLALPYMRPAPACRTFNSTAVEKVITDMKSLLKDPDLARLFENTFPNTLDTTVKYFSKSENLAFIITGDITAQWLRDTANQFAHYHSLLSVDPDLATLVKAVINNEARYVAQYPYCGSFQPPPESGLAPSHNDWADGVTVNPQDCDPRPVNNQTVFECKYELDSLCGFLKLSRSYYNATGDSSFMNANWRDAIDQIFRVINEQSQGSFDENFNFISYYNWTGGNHALSPAVDNGGNGEPKAYTGLVGTHHRPSDDISVFAFLTPANAMLSVELTNLAHLLDSTGQLRNVSQQAKEWSARIEDAIWKTTVVDNIFAYETNGFGGRYVMDDANVPSLLSLPYLGFLDKQHPAYVATRKLLLSKGNPYYAAGQKFNGIGGPHVDAWHPWPMSHISAIFGTDDDAEILQHLYLIANNTNGLGLIHESQSIYDPTSYTRSWFAWANSYFAEMILDLADRKPGLILKQNKSYKPGHSK; translated from the exons ATGCGTTTGGGTTTGAGTCCTTTCAAGCTTGCTCTGACAGCATCATTTCTCGTGTCTGAATCTCTGGCGCAATGCCCTGATTATACCACCTACTCGCAG ATGCCTCACGACCCTGTTTCTTCGGGTCCTTTGGCTTTACCCTACATGAGGCCAGCACCTGCATGTCGTACATTCAATAGCACCGCTGTCGAG AAAGTAATAACGGATATGAAATCTCTGCTTAAAGACCCCGACCTGGCAAGGCTGTTTGAAAACACTTTCCCCAATACACTGG ATACCACTGTTAAATACTTCAGCAAG TCGGAGAACTTGGCCTTCATCATTACTGGG gatattac AGCTCAGTGGCTTCGTGATACTGCCAATCAG TTCGCACATTATCATTCGTTGCTCTCAGTCGATCCAGATCTCGCAACACTCGTGAAAGCTGTGATAAACAACGAAGCACGCTACGTGGCTCAATACCCCTACT GCGGCTCTTTCCAGCCCCCGCCAGAGAGTGGGCTTGCCCCTTCCCATAATGATTGGGCAGACGGCGTAACAGTCAACCCGCAA GATTGTGACCCTAGACCTGTGAATAATCAAACAGTGTTTGAATGCAAG TATGAATTAGATTCCCTATGCGGCTTCTTGAAACTCTCGAGGTCCTATTACAATGCCACAGGGGACTCTTCATTCATGAACGCAAACT GGCGCGATGCAATAGATCAGATTTTCCGTGTCATCAATGAGCAATCGCAGGGTTCCTTTGACGAGAACTTCAATTTTATCTCTTACTACAATTGGACTGGTGGAAACCATGCACTATCACCTGCTGTTGACAACGGGGGTAATGGCGAGCCCAAGGCCTACACCGGTTTAGTTGGAACGCACCATCGGCCTTCGGATGATATCAGTGTTTTTG CTTTCCTTACTCCCGCCAATGCCATGTTGAGCGTGGAGTTGACGAATTTGGCGCACTTATTGGATAGCACTGGCCAACTTCGCAATGTTAGTCAACAAGCCAAAGAATGGAGCGCTAGGATCGAAGATGCTATATGGAAAACGACG GTTGTAGATAACATTTTTGCATACGAAACCAATG GTTTCGGTGGAAGATACGTTATGGATGACGCCAATGTGCCA TCACTTCTATCCCTCCCTTACCTTGGCTTTTTGGATAAACAACATCCGGCCTATGTTGCAACAAGGAAGCTTCTTCTCTCCAAAGGAAACCCGTATTATGCCGCTGGCCAAAAATTCAACGGAATTGG AGGACCTCACGTTGATGCGTGGCACCCTTG GCCAATGTCGCATATCTCTGCGATTTTTGGcactgatgatgatgcagaaATTCTTCAACATCTTTATCTCATTGCTAAT AATACGAACGGACTGGGTCTCATACACGAGTCGCAATCTATTTACGACCCTACATCGTACACCAGGAGTTGGTTTGCTTGGGCAAACAGCTATTTTGCAGAGATGATTCTGGATTTAGCCGACAGAAAACCGGGTCTTATTTTGAAGCAGAATAAGAGCTATAAGCCGGGCCATAGCAAATAG
- a CDS encoding Dol-P-Man:Man(5)GlcNAc(2)-PP-Dol alpha-1,3-mannosyltransferase: protein MSEYKYLSVLSSSTGSKSATPPEEFCTEMANVKLSSAIKHLLSLRSPNALPSPSLGQLNKVFTTTFRDAQAKNAETGWLVATTCTLLSANRPSAVGQLYRFVTRSTLDKDAEQKPFDLPNAINKAALMRESALKSVIFVGVPRVILSLSALHEALDDEVKHALRTNSKRTATSDSIESIVTRGKGLWNSIYTPHADKLHDKLGSYHPDFISFIIQCYGAVLSPLPGQTRGYTDVSGADDLDQGNLSRAMGSVVGIATLRAEGGVGPQLTSHVFGLLKARTTENLSEEDKWLSSDEGTEWVIRTVDEVLDGVSAEDQDQRQVKAKL, encoded by the exons ATGTCCGAATATAAATATCTCTCggttctttcttcttctacagGGAGTAAATCAGCGACGCCACCTGAGGAATTCTGCACTGAAATGGCCAATGTCAAGTTATCTTCTGCGATCAAACACCTTTTGAGCCTCCGCAGCCCAAATGCATTGCCGAGTCCCTCCTTGGGCCAGCTTAACAAAGTCTTTACCACTACTTTTCGCGACGCACAAGCAAAGAACGCGGAAACCGGGTGGCTGGTTGCGACG ACTTGCACACTCTTGTCAGCGAACCGGCCTTCAGCGGTTGGACAGCTCTATCGGTTCGTCACAAGGTCCACCTTGGACAAAGATGCAGAGCAAAAGCCCTTTGACCTCCCGAACGCGATCAATAAAGCTGCCTTGATGAGGGAGTCTGCTCTGAAGAGCGTCATCTTTGTCGGCGTTCCAAGA GTCATTCTTTCCTTAAGTGCATTGCATGAAGCGCTCGATGACGAAGTCAAACATGCTTTGAGGACAAACTCGAAAAG GACCGCAACCTCGGATAGCATCGAATCGATTGTGACACGGGGAAAAGGACTCTGGAATTCAATCTACACGCCTCATGCAGATAAACTCCACGACAAGTTGGGTTCTTACCACCCAGATTTCATTT CGTTCATAATCCAGTGCTATGGCGCCGTCCTCTCTCCTCTGCCGGGCCAGACTAGAGGCTATACAGATGTCAGTGGCGCGGACGATCTCGATCAAGGAAACTTGAGTCGCGCTATGGGATCCGTCGTCGGGATCGCGACCTTACGCGCAGAGGGCGGGGTCGGGCCCCAGCTTACAAGCCACGTCTTCGGACTCCTCAAGGCACGCACCACGGAGAACCTTAGCGAAGAAGACAAATGGCTTTCCAGCGACGAAGGGACTGAATGGGTGATTCGCACCGTCGACGAGGTCCTCGATGGTGTGTCAGCAGAAGATCAGGATCAGCGGCAAGTCAAGGCCAAATTATAA
- a CDS encoding 54S ribosomal protein L19, mitochondrial: MSKAAGKARAQIVRLLIPAGKAAPTPPVGPALGARGVKSMDFCKEFNARTAHIEPGVPIPTLITVQPDRTFTFVTKSPPASYFIKQAAGIEKGTGKPGHEVTGTISLKHVYEIAKIKASDDHMKTLPLESIARMLVGSARSLGVQVVP, encoded by the exons ATGTCCAAGGCAGCAGGAAAGGCTAGGGCCCAAATTGTG CGGCTACTCATCCCAGCTGGAAAAGCTGCCCCTACACCCCCAGTCGGTCCAGCTCTAGGTGCACGCGGTGTAAAGTCAATGGACTTTTGCAAAGAATTCAATGCCAGAACAGCCCACATAGAACCCGGTGTACCCATCCCGACTCTTATTACGGTTCAACCTGACCGTACTTTTACTTTTGTGACAAAGTCGCCGCCTGCCTCCTACTTCATCAAGCAAGCTGCTGGTATCGAGAAAGGAACAGGAAAACCGGGGCACGAAGTTACTGGGACAATCAGTCTCAAACACGTATACgaaattgcaaaaatcaaGGCTTCGGATGATCACATGAAAACCTTGCCATTGGAGTCTATTGCCAGAATGCTTGTGGGTAGTGCAAGAAGTTTGGGTGTTCAGGTTGTCCCATAA